Genomic DNA from Alkalihalobacterium alkalinitrilicum:
TTCAGAAACGATCGCGTCTAATTCAGATACACTAAAGTTACTTTGACGCTGTACTAAATCATAAATATCTTTTAAATCTTCGTATTTGTCGGTCTCAAAACTTGCAGCTTTTAAGGCTCCTGCATTGACAATTTGTAACTTCTTCTTTATTTCCTCTAACATATATTCGATATTTTCACGGCTCGAAACAGATAAATCCATTTTAGCATTCCTTTCTTTTTGAAGGTTTCATGCGGTTATCATATCATAGAATAACTCATTTGTCTTAAAACATTCATTCAGAGAACTTTTTGAACAACTTCGATTAGTGGTATGATAAAATAGGAAAGTTGTTATTTACACTTTAGGAAAGGTTACTTTTTTAAAGAATTAAAGTATATGAAAAGACATTGATTTTCTCCACTCTTGGCGAAAAATCCTGTTTTTCTAATTATTGAGGGGGAAGGAACATGTTCCTCAAACGATTCGAGGTAATGGGCTTTAAGTCATTCGCAGACAGGATGACAATAGAATTCGACTCTGGAGTAACAGCTGTCGTCGGCCCGAATGGAAGTGGGAAAAGTAATATTTCGGATGGGATCCGTTGGGTACTTGGTGAACAATCGGCAAAGTCACTACGGGGATCAAAAATGGAAGATATCATTTTTGCAGGTAGTGATACGAGAAAACCATTAAATTTTGCAGAAATTACGCTAGTTCTTGATAACCAAGATCAGCATTTAGCGATAGATTACACTGAAGTAAGTGTCACGAGGCGAGTATATCGTTCAGGTGAAAGTGAATATCAGCTTAATAAGCAAACCTGTAGATTGAAAGATATTGTTGATCTATT
This window encodes:
- a CDS encoding DUF1128 domain-containing protein; protein product: MDLSVSSRENIEYMLEEIKKKLQIVNAGALKAASFETDKYEDLKDIYDLVQRQSNFSVSELDAIVSELGRLRK